The following are from one region of the Deltaproteobacteria bacterium genome:
- a CDS encoding PTS sugar transporter subunit IIA, with the protein MDLTVRDVVRLFQVSEKTVYRWIKEKGLAAHKIQDQYRISRTMLLEWARASGLKIPLDILEDKQALSEVSLVNALSEGGIYYGVPGKTKAEAFAALAQLVKLPVSFKANELVELLLARETLASTGVGEGMAIPHVRDPIVLPITKPSLSICFLTNPIDFDAIDGKPVHTFFLLLSTTISGHLQLLARVAYLLRDPLLVDMLIRRETKEPLLEKICLIERGLEGQGKS; encoded by the coding sequence ATGGATCTAACCGTACGCGATGTAGTTCGGTTATTTCAGGTATCTGAAAAAACGGTTTATCGTTGGATTAAAGAAAAGGGCTTGGCCGCCCATAAGATTCAAGATCAGTACCGCATCAGCCGTACTATGCTCTTAGAATGGGCACGAGCGAGCGGTTTAAAAATCCCCTTAGACATTTTGGAAGATAAGCAGGCTTTGTCTGAAGTGTCGCTCGTTAATGCGCTCTCAGAGGGGGGGATTTATTATGGAGTTCCAGGCAAAACCAAAGCCGAAGCCTTTGCTGCCTTAGCTCAATTGGTTAAGTTGCCAGTATCTTTTAAAGCCAATGAATTAGTTGAACTGCTGTTGGCCCGTGAAACTTTGGCCTCCACCGGAGTGGGCGAAGGCATGGCCATTCCCCACGTGCGGGATCCCATTGTTTTACCCATCACCAAACCCTCTTTATCGATTTGCTTTCTAACCAATCCTATTGATTTTGATGCCATCGATGGCAAACCGGTGCACACTTTTTTTCTACTGCTCTCCACCACCATTAGCGGTCATTTGCAATTATTAGCCAGGGTTGCTTATCTGCTACGTGATCCGTTATTGGTTGACATGCTGATTCGGCGCGAAACGAAAGAACCACTGCTAGAAAAAATCTGCTTGATTGAACGAGGCCTAGAAGGGCAGGGGAAATCATGA
- a CDS encoding hydrogenase produces MEWLLIGIIFSTFFILGSGRITSCIRAAAMQGALLSLLPMVVRGSLVDPHSLGLFVGTFLIKAILIPFMLFRSMREASIREEIEPTVSLHLSLLAGGLVVVIAFSGVFSRLPGANTPLIVPAALSMVLLGFLLLVSRKKAVTQVIGFLVLENGVFLFGMTLVKEFPITVEMGVLLDLLVGVFVMGIMIYHINRTFDHIDTTLLTSLKDS; encoded by the coding sequence ATGGAATGGCTTTTGATAGGGATCATCTTTTCCACATTTTTTATTCTTGGTTCGGGAAGAATTACTTCTTGTATTCGAGCAGCAGCGATGCAAGGGGCGTTGCTTTCACTACTTCCCATGGTGGTTCGTGGGTCGTTAGTTGACCCACATAGCTTGGGATTATTCGTAGGGACTTTTCTCATCAAGGCTATATTAATTCCCTTTATGTTGTTTCGCTCCATGCGCGAGGCTTCTATTCGCGAAGAAATAGAACCCACGGTGAGCCTGCATTTATCGCTATTGGCCGGGGGTCTCGTGGTGGTGATTGCTTTTTCAGGGGTGTTCTCTAGGCTGCCGGGTGCTAACACCCCTCTGATTGTTCCCGCGGCTCTATCCATGGTGCTGTTAGGGTTTCTACTGCTGGTGAGTCGCAAAAAGGCGGTGACTCAAGTGATTGGTTTTTTAGTTTTAGAAAATGGGGTTTTTCTTTTTGGAATGACACTGGTTAAAGAATTTCCAATCACTGTTGAAATGGGAGTTTTGCTCGATCTCCTGGTGGGTGTGTTTGTCATGGGGATCATGATCTACCACATCAACCGAACCTTTGATCATATCGACACGACGTTGCTAACTTCTTTGAAGGACAGTTAA
- a CDS encoding TlpA family protein disulfide reductase gives MAKWIITFSVFVIVVVWGFYHTGVIVEDTHEPQIPKWHWQNRPAPTVTFTQLDNSQLSLEKLKGKIILLNFWASWCGPCLQEFPSLMKLALEFGGDLELVAISNDTSTDEIKKFLNQFEKDYSAVLQGPNVHIVWDKEMVISQEKFNIIRVPETIIIDKNLNMVRKIVGAIEWDGPEMRQYLSTLR, from the coding sequence ATGGCGAAATGGATTATAACCTTTTCAGTTTTTGTTATTGTAGTCGTTTGGGGTTTTTACCACACCGGCGTGATTGTTGAAGATACGCATGAACCCCAAATTCCCAAGTGGCATTGGCAGAACCGCCCGGCCCCTACCGTAACCTTTACTCAATTAGATAATAGCCAGCTTTCACTCGAAAAACTAAAAGGCAAAATTATATTATTAAATTTTTGGGCCTCATGGTGTGGCCCTTGTCTGCAAGAGTTTCCTTCGTTAATGAAATTGGCCCTTGAATTTGGGGGTGATTTAGAACTGGTGGCTATTTCCAATGACACTTCAACCGACGAAATAAAAAAATTTCTCAACCAATTTGAAAAAGATTATAGTGCGGTGTTACAGGGCCCCAATGTGCATATCGTTTGGGACAAAGAAATGGTTATTTCGCAGGAAAAGTTTAATATCATCCGAGTGCCTGAAACGATTATCATCGACAAAAATTTAAATATGGTTCGCAAAATTGTAGGAGCCATTGAGTGGGATGGCCCTGAGATGCGCCAATATCTTTCCACTTTACGCTAG
- a CDS encoding cation-translocating P-type ATPase, with amino-acid sequence MHDDFHSHPEWPELIRIGLVGVAILAVWFHWFEPFTQFSLVGVVATLLGGYPIFQEAFSSLKKKQMTMELSMTIALVAALGIGEFVTALVIVFFVLIAEVLEHKTVGKGRAAIQSLLDYLPQQAVVARGGHISEIRAVELLIGDGVVIKPGSRIPVDGVVTSGHSFVDQSTVTGESLPVEKVTGTKVFAGTMNQSGVLEVQATGIGEDTAFGKIIQAVECAEKLRAPIQKIADRLASYLVYFALGCAALTYFLTRDVRATISVIIVMGACGVAAGTPLAILGAIGLAARQGAIIKGGIYLEALNAVDTIVLDKTGTLTLGAPEVIHVVPCSGYDSQTVLQTAAMVEHFSEHPLAKAIVGKTTGTLNERPERFHYIPGKGILCELQGQKVLVGSRALCVDHGVDLVGLSFPPGHLTEVLVARGGHLLGGIHMADVLRPEATTAVSQMKHMGFAVALLTGDQVNIAEGIARQLGVDEVSAELLPEEKLNWVKSRMEVGKKVAMLGDGINDAPALMQANVGIAMGSGADIARESAHVILLGNDLLKFVDTLKIAKRCYRIIMTNFVGTLLVDGVGVVLAALGFLNPILAALIHVSSELVFILNSARLLPSLSRGSSKDFRTFQQKPSKV; translated from the coding sequence ATGCATGATGACTTTCATTCTCATCCCGAATGGCCCGAGTTGATTCGCATTGGATTGGTGGGTGTTGCCATCTTAGCGGTTTGGTTTCATTGGTTTGAGCCTTTCACGCAGTTTAGTTTGGTCGGGGTTGTGGCCACTCTGCTGGGTGGTTATCCTATTTTCCAAGAAGCCTTTTCCTCCCTCAAGAAAAAACAAATGACCATGGAACTTTCCATGACCATAGCATTGGTTGCAGCTTTGGGTATTGGGGAATTTGTAACAGCCTTGGTCATTGTGTTCTTCGTGTTGATCGCTGAAGTGCTGGAACATAAAACGGTTGGAAAAGGGCGGGCAGCTATTCAGTCGCTGCTTGATTATTTGCCTCAACAGGCTGTTGTGGCTCGAGGCGGCCATATTAGCGAGATTCGTGCGGTTGAACTCCTCATAGGCGATGGAGTGGTCATTAAACCTGGTTCGCGCATTCCGGTAGATGGCGTGGTTACGAGCGGACATTCTTTTGTAGATCAATCAACGGTTACGGGTGAATCACTTCCTGTTGAAAAGGTAACGGGCACAAAGGTATTTGCAGGTACCATGAATCAATCGGGGGTTTTGGAGGTGCAGGCCACGGGTATTGGCGAAGACACGGCCTTTGGTAAAATCATTCAAGCCGTGGAGTGTGCAGAGAAGCTTCGTGCACCTATTCAAAAAATAGCTGATCGATTGGCAAGCTATCTTGTCTACTTTGCCTTAGGGTGTGCAGCCCTGACCTACTTTTTAACCCGCGATGTTCGGGCCACGATTTCGGTCATTATTGTCATGGGGGCTTGTGGCGTTGCAGCGGGTACACCGCTTGCCATCTTGGGTGCGATTGGGCTGGCTGCGCGACAAGGGGCCATTATTAAGGGCGGAATTTATTTGGAAGCGCTGAATGCAGTGGACACCATTGTCTTAGACAAAACGGGTACCTTGACCCTTGGGGCGCCAGAGGTGATCCATGTTGTGCCTTGCTCAGGGTATGATTCACAAACGGTTCTTCAAACCGCTGCCATGGTGGAGCATTTCTCTGAACATCCATTGGCCAAAGCGATTGTTGGCAAAACGACGGGTACGTTAAATGAGAGGCCAGAGCGTTTTCATTACATTCCGGGGAAGGGTATTCTGTGTGAGTTACAGGGTCAGAAAGTGTTGGTAGGTAGTCGGGCGTTATGTGTAGACCATGGAGTCGATCTTGTGGGTTTGTCCTTTCCCCCAGGGCATCTAACCGAGGTGTTGGTGGCACGAGGTGGACACTTACTGGGAGGCATCCACATGGCCGACGTGTTAAGGCCTGAGGCCACAACCGCGGTGAGTCAAATGAAACACATGGGATTTGCAGTGGCGCTTTTAACGGGCGATCAAGTGAATATTGCCGAAGGTATTGCAAGGCAGTTGGGTGTTGATGAAGTGAGTGCTGAACTTTTGCCAGAGGAAAAATTGAATTGGGTGAAGTCTCGTATGGAGGTTGGAAAAAAGGTAGCTATGTTAGGTGATGGTATCAACGACGCACCCGCTCTGATGCAGGCCAATGTTGGCATTGCCATGGGTTCGGGCGCCGACATTGCGCGCGAGAGTGCCCATGTTATTTTACTTGGCAATGATCTGCTTAAGTTTGTTGATACGTTGAAGATTGCGAAGCGCTGTTACCGAATTATTATGACCAATTTTGTGGGCACCTTGCTGGTAGATGGCGTGGGCGTTGTCTTGGCAGCCTTGGGTTTTTTAAACCCGATCCTTGCAGCCCTCATTCACGTGAGTTCTGAGCTTGTTTTTATTCTCAATTCAGCCCGCTTGCTTCCTTCTCTCTCCCGTGGGTCTTCCAAGGATTTTCGAACCTTTCAGCAAAAACCATCCAAAGTATAA
- a CDS encoding NADH-quinone oxidoreductase subunit H: protein MYTWAVHFFLLLFLPPFFLGVIAKTKACFAGRKGPPLFQVYYDLYKLWSKGVVYSRSASYVLRMAAPIIFSVILLGGLLVPVVGASPIHFEGDFILLAYLFGVGRFFTILAAMDVGSSFEGMGAAREATFAALTELAFFLIVVSLVAMTHSTSLSGMLAWAKNHFLWAPAYLILAGAFFLILLTENSRMPIDDPTTHLELTMIHEVMILDYSGPDLGLILHGAAMKLFLFIALLTSLFWPPTETSFWLALGSSVLKMTGVAILIGVVESANARLRLIKIPQLLIANFVATAFALVIILMGKG from the coding sequence ATTTACACCTGGGCCGTTCATTTTTTTCTGCTGCTTTTTTTGCCACCTTTTTTTCTTGGGGTGATTGCCAAAACCAAGGCTTGTTTTGCCGGTCGTAAGGGGCCACCCCTTTTTCAAGTTTATTATGACTTATATAAATTATGGAGCAAGGGCGTGGTCTACAGCCGGTCTGCTTCCTATGTGCTTCGGATGGCAGCACCGATTATTTTTTCTGTCATTCTCTTGGGTGGCCTGTTGGTGCCCGTTGTGGGGGCAAGCCCCATTCATTTTGAAGGCGACTTCATTCTCTTGGCTTATCTTTTTGGAGTGGGGCGATTTTTTACCATCTTGGCAGCGATGGATGTGGGTTCAAGCTTTGAAGGCATGGGCGCTGCCCGCGAAGCCACTTTTGCCGCCCTCACCGAGCTCGCATTCTTCTTGATAGTGGTCTCGTTAGTCGCCATGACGCACTCGACTTCATTAAGTGGTATGCTGGCGTGGGCAAAAAATCACTTCCTTTGGGCACCAGCCTATTTAATTTTAGCCGGGGCTTTTTTCTTAATCTTGCTAACTGAAAATTCACGCATGCCGATTGATGATCCCACCACTCATTTAGAACTTACCATGATTCATGAAGTGATGATTTTAGATTACAGTGGCCCCGATTTAGGACTCATCCTCCACGGGGCGGCGATGAAACTGTTCTTATTTATAGCGTTGCTGACCTCTCTCTTCTGGCCTCCCACTGAAACTTCTTTTTGGCTAGCACTTGGCAGTTCAGTTTTGAAAATGACGGGCGTGGCCATTTTGATTGGCGTGGTGGAGTCGGCCAACGCTCGTTTGCGTCTTATTAAAATTCCACAACTATTGATTGCCAATTTTGTGGCCACCGCTTTTGCCCTGGTCATCATTCTTATGGGAAAGGGTTAA